DNA sequence from the Hoylesella buccalis ATCC 35310 genome:
TTATCTGTCTGAATGAGGTCTCGATATTACCAAGTGATTTGAATTCCATTTCTTTTTTCTTTTATATCTGTTGATTTATTAAGTATAGTTGCTCCATTTCTATTTTCCTTTGAGCAGTGCACCTTTGATACGCCCACCGACATTTCCCACAGCAGCACCTGCGCCTGCCATTGCAGCCTTGCCACCAGTATATGCACCTTGAGCGCCACGCTGTGCGGTCTGGTTGACATTGCGTCCGTAGGAGCCGATACCGCCACCAGCTTCAATAATCCACCCTGCCACGGTAGGTACACAGAAGTAGCCTACAATACCGATAAGGAAGAAGACGATGTAGTACCACGTTCCTGAATCAGGCAGATAGTTAGGGTCGCTGAGCGCATCGATGTCCTTCTGCATCATTAGCACCTGTATCTTGGTGAGTAGTGCCGTGAGGATAGAACTGACAGGCAGCCACAGGTAGACAGAGATATAGCGTGAGAACCATGCCGTAAGTGAGCCTGCAAGACCATCCCATACGGCTATGCCGAACACGATAGGTCCGAGTATCGAAAGGACAATCAGAATAAAGGTGCGAAGCGTGTCGATGATGAGTCCCGAAGCATGGAACAGCAATTCTAAAAAATCGTGTACCAATTTCATGACCCATTGCTTGGTCTGATAGGCGGCACGCTCGGCATACATACCCGCTATCGTCACGGCATCCTCTGGACCGATAATGCCCATTTCCTCTATCTTCTGGTCAAACTTCTCGTTGGACACCAAGTAGGCCGTTTCGGGATTGCGCAGGTAGGCTTCCTCCTGCAACTTGTCCCGCTTGGCAGTAAGTTCTGCAAGGTTCCCCTCCTGCTGGTGTACCATCATCTCCGTTCCCTGCACTACAGGCGAGAGAACGGCATTCATCGTACCCAGTACGACTGTCGGGAAGAACATGATGCAGAAGCCCAGCACGAAAGGTCGGAGAAGCGGAAAAACATCTATTGCCTCGGCACGGGCAATGGAAGCCCATACCCGAAGAGCAATATAAAAGAGTGCACCCAAACCCGCAATACCCTTGGCAATGCCTGTCATCTGGGCACAGAGGGGCATCATCTCATCGTAGGTGGAGCGTAGCAGCTCATGTAAACTGGCAAAATCCATAAGCAAAAGTGTTTTATGAAAGTTTTTTCAAGTTCTTTTTAGTCTGTGGAATTACCAGTACCTGCTTGCCGTGTTGCCGTAGAGTGCCTTGACAGAGGCAAGGTCGTTCTTCTCACGAGCACGCACATAACTCACGGAGATATTCTTCCTTGTATAGTACGACACCAAGGAGCGGTATTCACGTAGTGTTGTATAGATACGGTCTATCTGTTGCATGCGCTCGTGGTCGTTCATGGAGAAGACATTACTCTTGACGATGGACTTGAGTTCCTTCAGGCTTTCACCACTTTGCTCGAGTAGCTTGGTGTAGCCCGAAGCTATTGCGGCGAGTTCTGTCGGGCGGAAGTTCTTATCCGAGAGCATCTTCTTATACGAGGTGACATAAATCTCCGAGATGTCGCCCACCATGAGAATACACTCCTTGACCTTATAGGCATCGCCAATAAGGTTATTCACTTTCTTCAAGGCATCGTAATACTTCTTGGTGTCGTTGTAGAGTTTTTCTACTTCCTTGAATCCATCCAAGGTGTTCTTCACCGTCTTGGAGGCTGTTGCTATCTCCTTGACCGTATTGGCAATGTTGCCGGCAAAGTTACCGGGATCATAGACCGTCCACTGTGCGTGAGCTTTGGGAACTGAAAGGCTCAATCCTAAGAGAGCCATGAAAATGTACTTTTTCATTGTTGCTATAGTTTTGATGGTTTATTACTTATTTCTTTTTATTGTTTCTTTTCTCGTTGGCAAGTTGTCGGATAGCGGTCTCGATGTCGCCACCGATCTGTTCCGCACGCTGCATGACCTCTACCTTCTCGGTTTCCTCCGTGGTGTAGGTCAGGTATTCCTCCATGCTCACTTCTGTGGCATAGACTGCACTCTGCATACCGCCCAGACCTATCCACACCTCCTTGTAGAGTCGGTTCGGGTCATTGTTTTGATTGATGGAGAGTATCTGGCTCTTTTCCTTTTCCGAAAGACCGAGCATCGCCTGTATACCATCGAACTTGGTCATATACTTGCGCTGGTCGAGCAGTATCTTGCAGTCGGAGTTATTGATGATGCTCTCCTTGACAATGGGCGACTGGATGATATCGTCCACCTCCTGAGTCACGACAATGGCTTCCCCGAAATACTTTCTCACCGTCTTATAGAGATACTTGATGTAATCTGCCATGTTTGCCGAAGCGATGGCTTTCCACGCTTCCTCGATGAGTATCATCTTGCGGATACCCTTTAATCGACGCATCTTGTTGATGAAGGCTTCCATGATGATAATCGTTACCACTGGGAAAAGGTCTTTATTATCCTTCACTTGATCGATTTCAAAGACGATGAAGCGTTTGGAGAGCAGGTCGATGTTCTTGTCCGAGTTCAGCAGGAAATCATAACGACCGCCACGATAGTATTGCTTCAATGTAGTTAAGAGGTTGTTGATGTTGAAGTCCGAGAGCGTTACCTTGATGTCACGCTTTTCCATATCCTTGCGGTACACATCTCGCAGATACTCATAGAAAGTGTTGAAGCAGGGAGTAATGCTCCTGTCCGAGCGTATCAACTCTATATAGGCATTCACGGCAGAACCGAGTTCGCCTGCTTCGGTCTTGGTGATATGTTCATCAGCACTTTTCCAAAGTGTAAGTAATAATGTGCAGATACTCTCCCTTTTCTCTACATCGAAGAAATTGTCATCGGTATAGAAAGGATTAAAAGAGATAGGATGTGCATCAGTATAGGTGAAATAGACCCCGTCCTCACCCTTGGTTTTGCGGTGGATGAGTTCACACAAGCCTTGATACGAGTTACCCGTATCAACCAAGAGGACGTGAGCCCCTTGCTCGTAATACTGGCGTACCATGTGGTTGGTAAAGAAAGACTTACCACTACCCGAAGGACCCAAGATAAATTTGTTACGGTTGGTGATGACTCCCTTTTTCATCGGCAAATCCGATATGTCCAGATGAACTGGTTTTCCCGAAAGGCGGTCTGCCATCTTGATACCAAAGGGAGAGAGCGAATCCTTGTAGTTCGTCTCAGCGTTAAAAAAGCAGAGCGCAGGCTCTATAAATGTATAGAACGACTCTTCCGAAGGAAAATCGGCTGCATTGCCGGGAATGCCCGCCCAATAGAGCGTTGCCGCATCAATGGTATTGTGGCGAGGGTGGCATTCCATCAAAGCAAGGGCAGAGCCCACGTCATTCTTGATTTGGCGCAGTTCTTCCTTATCGCTACTCCATGCCAATACGTTGAAGTGAGCACGGATGGAGGTCAGTCCCTGTGAATGGGCAATATTGAGATACTCCTGTATCCACTCCTCGTTGATTTGGTTGCTACGGCTGTAGCGTGCCAGCGAGTGCATATTCCGTGCCTGTTTCTCGAAGCGTTCCAGATTGGCATCGCTGTCCTCAATGAAGATATACTGGTTATAGATGTGGTTACACGGCAACATCAGACCCACGGGAGCGGCAAAGGAAAGACGGCAGTCGCTCCTGTCGGTGGATAACCGTTCATATCGGCTATCCGTACTCACACTTGTGGGCAAATCATCTGTATCGCTTAATGTATGTAAGCAGAGCATATTGTCGCCCACACGCACAAGGTCTGCGCCCAGACGGATGTCCTCCAAAGACGCATGCCCTTCTTCAGATAAAGAGAAATACCTGTCAAGCAGGCCACCCTTTTCATTTGTGCCAACTAACTCATCTTCTGACATGCGGATGATCCTTATCTGTTCGGTATCGTTGATGATACGCTCGAACTGATCGACGGCTTCCATAAACTTCATCACCTCGTCTTTGTTGGTGATTTCTTTGGGAATGAGGTGTCCACGGCAGAGTGAAGAGAAGTTGCTCTGCTGCGCCATACGCTGCTTGTTCGTCTTAGTAAGGAAGAGATAGACCGAGTGGTATAGATACGGACGCTCGTTAAAATGCCGTTCAGAGGAACGGGCAAGGAAACTCAGTCCGCCATCGGAGAGTTTGCCTTGATAGTCCTCCTTGATGAACCAGTCCTGCTTGTGTACGATGCTGTAATTGGGTAGTACCTTGATTGCCTTATGCCAAGCAGAGTGCATTGCTTCGTATTCTGTTGAGGTAACGGTAAAGAGTTCGGGCAGCTCCACACGGAAAGCCACCGTGATGTCAGCATCTTTGCTCACCATGCACCCCTGCTCTACGGAGAGCAGTGGAAACTTCGACTCCAAGGTACTTATCTTACTGTTGTTTCTCATTGCTTCTTTCTTTTGGGTTGAAGGTTACAGATAAGGTGATAGACCGTCCGGCGGTTCACGAGGTAGCGTGGGTGCATTCTCACGGCTCCCTTTTTCATCAGCCCATATTGCCCGTACTTTCTATTCATGGTGAACGTTTGCCATACCACAAGGCTGGCACCCACTACACCTATGACAAGACAGGTAATTTGGCTGACTCCACAGAGATAGAGCACGACCACGAGAATGAAGACAGCCAGCAACCCTCCCGCAAAGAGGAAGAGATACTGCGCCTTCAAGCCCTTGAACTCCACCGTCCGACCTACACCTTTGTTGATTTCCCACTCAGCCATTGTTACAGGAAGAAAGAACGTAGGATGGTGGCAGCCACGATGAGGAAGATACACGCACCGAACCAAGAGGCTGCGGTCTTGCTCGTATCGGGGTCGCCACTAGAGAACTTGTTATAGACTTTTATTCCTCCTATCAAGCCCACCACGGCACCGATGGCATAGATGAGTTTTGTACCCGGGTCAAAGTAGGAGGTTACCATTTTGGTGGCTTCATTGATACCCGCCATTCCATTGCCCTGCGCATAAGCTCCTACGGTGGCGGCAGCCATCAGGAGCAGCATTGTGATTTTTTTTTTGTTGTTCATTGCTGTTTTTATTTTAAGTTGTTAAACAAATTATTTTCTTTTTAGGGTGAAAGTGGCAAGGGGTAGCTCGGTTTTATCGTATGACAGATATTGGCAGATTGTTTTACTTTTGAGCCACCCCCGCATCACTTTACAATTTTATAATAAGAGTAAGAACATTAGTTTACAGATAATATGACAGTGGACGATCACCCATATCGTCAGTTTCCGTCATCATATTGTCAGAAGAGTTCTTTCTGGAGTCATCGAAAGTGGACAATTCATCTGTCTGCTCTTCTCCTTCCTCTGCTCTTCGGATTTTATCCAGCAGGATGGACTGCTCACCTTGCATTTTGGCGACATACTCCTTGTATTTCTCCATAAAGTCAGTGCCTTTAAGTTGACCGACAATTTCCTTGACTTCGGCATCATCTACCTCATCACTGTTCTTACGCCACTTTCTCATGCGACCTAAGTCACGTACGAGGATAGATTGACTGGATATCTCGCCATCTTCAGATGCGGACTCAATGGGCAGACTCAGCTCCTCGCGAGCAACCTCGTTTTCGTCCTCTCTTTCCATCTCATAGCTAACCTCCATCTCGTTATCCTCTTCCTTCATATCATCTTTATTTTCGGAGTTTTGCGGTACAAAATTATTACTATTCTGCTTTGAATTTTCTAATGATGAAGCAGAGGGAGCTTGTGGGATAATAGGGGAAATGGAACGGCTTTTGCCAA
Encoded proteins:
- a CDS encoding TraG family conjugative transposon ATPase, producing MRNNSKISTLESKFPLLSVEQGCMVSKDADITVAFRVELPELFTVTSTEYEAMHSAWHKAIKVLPNYSIVHKQDWFIKEDYQGKLSDGGLSFLARSSERHFNERPYLYHSVYLFLTKTNKQRMAQQSNFSSLCRGHLIPKEITNKDEVMKFMEAVDQFERIINDTEQIRIIRMSEDELVGTNEKGGLLDRYFSLSEEGHASLEDIRLGADLVRVGDNMLCLHTLSDTDDLPTSVSTDSRYERLSTDRSDCRLSFAAPVGLMLPCNHIYNQYIFIEDSDANLERFEKQARNMHSLARYSRSNQINEEWIQEYLNIAHSQGLTSIRAHFNVLAWSSDKEELRQIKNDVGSALALMECHPRHNTIDAATLYWAGIPGNAADFPSEESFYTFIEPALCFFNAETNYKDSLSPFGIKMADRLSGKPVHLDISDLPMKKGVITNRNKFILGPSGSGKSFFTNHMVRQYYEQGAHVLLVDTGNSYQGLCELIHRKTKGEDGVYFTYTDAHPISFNPFYTDDNFFDVEKRESICTLLLTLWKSADEHITKTEAGELGSAVNAYIELIRSDRSITPCFNTFYEYLRDVYRKDMEKRDIKVTLSDFNINNLLTTLKQYYRGGRYDFLLNSDKNIDLLSKRFIVFEIDQVKDNKDLFPVVTIIIMEAFINKMRRLKGIRKMILIEEAWKAIASANMADYIKYLYKTVRKYFGEAIVVTQEVDDIIQSPIVKESIINNSDCKILLDQRKYMTKFDGIQAMLGLSEKEKSQILSINQNNDPNRLYKEVWIGLGGMQSAVYATEVSMEEYLTYTTEETEKVEVMQRAEQIGGDIETAIRQLANEKRNNKKK
- a CDS encoding DUF4134 domain-containing protein, producing MNNKKKITMLLLMAAATVGAYAQGNGMAGINEATKMVTSYFDPGTKLIYAIGAVVGLIGGIKVYNKFSSGDPDTSKTAASWFGACIFLIVAATILRSFFL
- a CDS encoding DUF4141 domain-containing protein, coding for MKKYIFMALLGLSLSVPKAHAQWTVYDPGNFAGNIANTVKEIATASKTVKNTLDGFKEVEKLYNDTKKYYDALKKVNNLIGDAYKVKECILMVGDISEIYVTSYKKMLSDKNFRPTELAAIASGYTKLLEQSGESLKELKSIVKSNVFSMNDHERMQQIDRIYTTLREYRSLVSYYTRKNISVSYVRAREKNDLASVKALYGNTASRYW
- a CDS encoding DUF4133 domain-containing protein, translated to MAEWEINKGVGRTVEFKGLKAQYLFLFAGGLLAVFILVVVLYLCGVSQITCLVIGVVGASLVVWQTFTMNRKYGQYGLMKKGAVRMHPRYLVNRRTVYHLICNLQPKRKKQ
- the traJ gene encoding conjugative transposon protein TraJ, encoding MDFASLHELLRSTYDEMMPLCAQMTGIAKGIAGLGALFYIALRVWASIARAEAIDVFPLLRPFVLGFCIMFFPTVVLGTMNAVLSPVVQGTEMMVHQQEGNLAELTAKRDKLQEEAYLRNPETAYLVSNEKFDQKIEEMGIIGPEDAVTIAGMYAERAAYQTKQWVMKLVHDFLELLFHASGLIIDTLRTFILIVLSILGPIVFGIAVWDGLAGSLTAWFSRYISVYLWLPVSSILTALLTKIQVLMMQKDIDALSDPNYLPDSGTWYYIVFFLIGIVGYFCVPTVAGWIIEAGGGIGSYGRNVNQTAQRGAQGAYTGGKAAMAGAGAAVGNVGGRIKGALLKGK